One Chloroflexota bacterium genomic region harbors:
- a CDS encoding Gfo/Idh/MocA family oxidoreductase, whose translation MQPEPVPTAYVGLGGRGMRYLRASHWVGGFTPVALVDTDAERFGEAREFTELPELACHASLAAALQAHEIAAVFVCAPASAHAAIILEAVRAGAHVFTETPFTTNYADAAEAVKIAAAKGLAIVVAQQYRLAAVERTIAKLLAQGALGGVGFGYLRHDLPARERAAEDGTSRLWQADVHTIDSLIAMMPGSPTRVFGRLFSPGFSDAAAPSSLQATLEFDDGSVVQYLSNSESHQPGYRFRIDCEAATLVHRAAHPGRGDDAAELIQIALNGSQQPVMLDTSYDDAWLEETLAIFFRDSVRLGKEPPSSGRNNLATMAVLQALLRSSETGEAIDVADVAPEAIRERG comes from the coding sequence ATGCAACCTGAGCCGGTTCCCACCGCCTACGTCGGCCTGGGCGGTCGCGGCATGCGCTACCTCCGCGCCTCACATTGGGTCGGCGGCTTCACGCCCGTCGCTTTGGTGGACACGGACGCGGAGCGGTTTGGCGAGGCCCGCGAGTTCACTGAGCTGCCCGAGCTCGCTTGCCACGCCTCGCTCGCCGCCGCGCTGCAGGCGCATGAGATTGCGGCCGTCTTCGTCTGTGCGCCGGCGTCGGCGCACGCCGCCATCATCTTGGAGGCCGTCAGGGCCGGGGCGCACGTCTTCACCGAGACGCCGTTCACCACCAATTACGCCGATGCCGCCGAGGCCGTGAAGATCGCCGCGGCGAAGGGCCTGGCGATCGTGGTCGCCCAGCAGTACCGGCTCGCGGCGGTGGAACGCACCATCGCGAAACTCTTGGCGCAGGGCGCGTTGGGAGGGGTCGGCTTCGGATACCTGCGGCACGATCTGCCTGCACGCGAGCGGGCCGCCGAGGACGGGACTTCGCGACTCTGGCAGGCAGACGTCCACACCATCGATTCGCTCATTGCGATGATGCCCGGGAGTCCGACGCGCGTCTTCGGCCGCCTCTTTTCGCCAGGATTCAGCGATGCCGCGGCGCCCAGCTCGCTGCAGGCGACGCTCGAATTCGACGACGGTTCCGTGGTCCAATACTTGTCCAACTCCGAATCGCACCAGCCCGGCTATAGATTTCGGATCGACTGCGAAGCCGCAACCTTGGTGCACCGCGCCGCGCATCCGGGGCGCGGTGACGACGCGGCCGAGCTGATCCAGATTGCGCTCAACGGCAGCCAGCAACCGGTGATGCTCGATACGAGCTACGACGACGCCTGGTTAGAGGAGACCCTTGCCATCTTCTTCAGGGACTCCGTCCGGTTGGGCAAGGAGCCTCCCAGCAGCGGGCGTAACAATCTGGCCACCATGGCCGTGCTGCAGGCGCTGCTGCGCAGTTCCGAGACCGGGGAGGCGATTGACGTCGCGGATGTCGCGCCGGAGGCCATTCGTGAGCGTGGCTGA
- a CDS encoding ABC transporter permease has product MAVGGAREEERISVATQWQLTWWRFRKHKVANIAAIVLITYYVVVLFADFFAYADPNLPAAKRGLLPPQPIHLFDDDGWNPHVLAFEGSRDPETFERVYEILGDQPISVQFFAQGLEYEILGIIPWDRHLIGVSDDAGGALAQEHVSLLGTDIQGRDMWSRIVFATRISMTIGLIAVAISQVLGIVIGGVSGYFGGLIDTVIQRIIEIVRSIPQIPLLMGIAAAVPKDWSIEQIYFAITILLALILWTELARVVRGRFLSLREEDFVMAAELAGASRMRIILRHMVPSFLSHIIAATTLAIPTIIISETSLSFLGLGLRPPAISWGVLLQQAQNIQTLALSPWLLLPALPVIVAILAFNFLGDGLRDAADPYGT; this is encoded by the coding sequence GTGGCCGTTGGCGGCGCGCGCGAGGAAGAGCGCATCTCGGTCGCCACACAGTGGCAACTCACCTGGTGGCGATTCCGCAAACACAAGGTCGCGAACATCGCGGCGATTGTGCTGATCACGTATTACGTGGTGGTGCTGTTTGCGGACTTCTTCGCCTACGCCGATCCGAACTTGCCGGCGGCCAAGCGCGGTCTATTGCCGCCGCAGCCGATTCACCTGTTCGATGACGACGGGTGGAACCCGCATGTGCTCGCATTCGAGGGAAGTCGCGATCCGGAAACCTTCGAACGCGTGTACGAAATCCTCGGCGATCAACCGATCTCGGTGCAGTTCTTTGCGCAGGGATTGGAATACGAGATCTTGGGCATCATTCCGTGGGACCGGCACCTGATCGGTGTGAGCGACGACGCGGGTGGCGCGCTGGCGCAGGAGCATGTGTCGCTGCTGGGCACTGATATTCAAGGGCGCGACATGTGGTCGCGGATCGTTTTCGCGACCAGGATCTCGATGACGATCGGGCTGATCGCGGTGGCGATCAGTCAGGTTCTGGGAATCGTGATCGGCGGCGTGTCGGGGTACTTCGGCGGCCTGATCGACACCGTGATTCAACGCATCATCGAAATCGTGCGCTCGATCCCGCAGATTCCGCTGTTGATGGGAATTGCCGCAGCGGTGCCGAAGGACTGGTCGATCGAGCAGATCTACTTCGCGATCACAATCCTGCTGGCGTTGATCTTGTGGACCGAACTGGCGCGCGTGGTGCGCGGCCGCTTTCTCTCGCTGCGGGAAGAGGACTTCGTGATGGCCGCCGAGCTGGCCGGGGCCAGCCGCATGCGCATCATCCTGCGACACATGGTGCCCTCGTTCCTGAGCCACATCATCGCGGCCACGACGCTGGCCATCCCCACCATCATCATCAGCGAGACCTCGCTGTCATTCCTGGGTCTAGGGCTGCGTCCGCCCGCCATCTCCTGGGGGGTGCTGCTGCAGCAGGCGCAGAACATCCAGACATTGGCGCTGTCTCCCTGGCTGCTGCTGCCGGCGCTGCCGGTGATCGTCGCGATTCTGGCGTTCAATTTCCTCGGGGACGGTCTGCGGGACGCCGCGGATCCGTACGGGACCTAG
- a CDS encoding ABC transporter permease encodes MAGWLIRRTLFAFATLWAISMLSFLVIQIPPGDYVTSYIAQLQSQGTIFTDAEAQALRDLYGLDQPVILQYFRWLGLMAQGNFGVSFEFNRPVLDVIGDRFLLTIVVSVAALLLTWIVALPIGIYSAVKQYSIGDYAFTFIGFIGLAIPGFLLALVLMYFGFVLFDANVGGLFSPEYAQADWSWDKFWDLMQHMPIPALALGLAGTAFLIRIMRANLLDELRKPYLVTARAKGLTNNRAVLKYPVRVALNPFVSIVPFVLRDIVGGSVIVSIVLSLPTLGPILLKSLIAQDSFLAGTIILLLGVITVVGTLISDILLVILDPRIKFEARGG; translated from the coding sequence ATGGCAGGCTGGCTGATCCGCCGAACGCTGTTTGCGTTCGCGACGTTGTGGGCGATTTCGATGCTGTCGTTCCTCGTCATTCAAATCCCGCCGGGCGATTACGTGACCTCATACATCGCGCAGTTGCAGTCGCAGGGCACCATCTTCACCGACGCCGAAGCGCAGGCGCTGCGCGATCTCTACGGGCTCGATCAGCCGGTCATCTTGCAGTACTTCCGCTGGCTGGGCCTGATGGCGCAGGGGAATTTCGGGGTGTCGTTCGAGTTTAACCGGCCGGTTCTGGATGTGATCGGCGATCGCTTCCTGCTGACTATTGTGGTGTCGGTAGCGGCGCTGCTGCTCACGTGGATCGTGGCGCTGCCGATCGGCATCTACTCGGCCGTCAAGCAGTACTCCATCGGCGACTATGCGTTCACCTTCATCGGGTTTATTGGTCTGGCGATTCCGGGGTTCCTCTTGGCGCTGGTGTTGATGTATTTCGGATTTGTTCTGTTTGACGCCAACGTCGGTGGCCTCTTCTCGCCGGAGTACGCCCAGGCGGATTGGAGCTGGGACAAGTTCTGGGATCTGATGCAGCACATGCCGATACCCGCGCTGGCGCTGGGACTGGCGGGGACCGCGTTCCTGATTCGCATCATGCGGGCGAACTTGCTGGATGAGCTGCGTAAGCCGTATTTGGTGACCGCGCGAGCGAAGGGCCTGACGAACAACCGGGCGGTGCTCAAGTACCCGGTGCGCGTGGCACTCAATCCGTTCGTGAGCATCGTACCTTTCGTGCTGCGAGACATCGTGGGAGGCAGCGTGATCGTATCGATCGTGCTGAGCTTGCCGACGCTCGGGCCGATTCTCCTAAAGTCGCTGATCGCGCAAGACTCCTTCCTGGCGGGGACGATCATTCTGCTATTGGGCGTCATCACGGTAGTCGGCACGCTGATTTCGGACATCTTGCTGGTGATTCTTGATCCGCGAATCAAGTTTGAGGCGCGCGGTGGCTAA
- a CDS encoding ABC transporter ATP-binding protein: MATLAAGKRRPLLRVHNLKTYFFPDEGTVRAVDGASFEVCAGQTLGIVGESGCGKSVTARSILRIVEHPGEIVEGEIRYLHRTDGREVELDLAQTSADGPEMRQIRGGEIAMIFQEPMTSFSPVHPIGSQIVEAIRLHSPLGKREARERAADLLRQVGISRAEARLNEYAYQLSGGLRQRAMIAMALSAEPRVLIADEPTTALDVTTQAQILDLLRQLQTDLGMAIILITHNLGVVAEMCDTVVVMYLGRVVEEGSVDAIFHNPKHPYTRLLLQSIPSLYSEARVPLPTISGAIPHPYNRPEGCPFHDRCPQFIPGTCDRHVPELQALDERTSDQLVSCFLYHEPTDERA; encoded by the coding sequence ATGGCCACCCTTGCCGCAGGGAAACGGCGGCCACTGCTGCGCGTGCACAACCTCAAGACCTATTTCTTCCCAGATGAGGGCACGGTGCGCGCGGTGGACGGCGCGAGCTTCGAGGTGTGCGCCGGCCAGACCCTCGGGATCGTGGGCGAGAGCGGCTGCGGAAAGAGCGTGACCGCACGCTCGATATTGCGCATCGTCGAACATCCAGGCGAAATCGTGGAAGGCGAGATTCGTTATCTACATCGAACCGACGGACGGGAGGTGGAACTCGATCTGGCGCAGACTTCGGCCGACGGCCCGGAGATGCGGCAGATTCGCGGCGGCGAGATCGCGATGATCTTTCAGGAACCCATGACCTCGTTCAGTCCGGTGCATCCGATCGGGAGCCAAATCGTCGAGGCCATCCGGCTGCACTCGCCGTTGGGCAAGCGCGAAGCCCGTGAACGTGCGGCCGACCTCTTGCGGCAAGTCGGCATCTCACGAGCCGAGGCGCGCCTTAACGAATACGCCTACCAGCTGAGCGGTGGTCTGCGGCAGCGCGCGATGATCGCCATGGCGCTGTCCGCCGAGCCGAGAGTCTTGATTGCCGACGAGCCCACGACGGCTCTGGACGTGACGACGCAGGCGCAGATTCTGGACCTGCTGCGGCAGCTTCAGACCGACCTCGGTATGGCGATCATCCTGATCACGCACAACCTGGGCGTGGTGGCCGAGATGTGCGACACCGTTGTCGTGATGTATCTGGGACGGGTGGTTGAGGAGGGTTCCGTGGATGCGATCTTCCACAATCCCAAGCATCCCTACACACGCCTGCTGCTGCAGTCGATCCCGAGCCTGTATTCAGAGGCGCGTGTCCCGCTGCCCACCATCAGCGGCGCCATCCCGCATCCCTACAACCGGCCCGAGGGCTGCCCGTTCCACGATCGCTGTCCACAATTCATTCCGGGAACGTGCGATCGGCACGTGCCCGAACTCCAGGCGCTCGATGAGCGAACGTCAGATCAATTGGTGAGCTGCTTCCTGTATCACGAGCCCACGGACGAGCGGGCATGA
- a CDS encoding phytanoyl-CoA dioxygenase family protein, whose translation MSANARGLSTGQRDFFDREGYLVIDDVFDPARDFKLLNEELGNILDRIARRLLEAGDIEHYVFEESFGQRVLQVLRAPGAFPAQEFDISLPQRRSIDADTPIYLGNGAFSILTHPILLDLVESIVGPEITSSPIQHIRVKTPLSLARTDNQWNGIPDENTLTTSVHQDIGVQSADADASEVLTVWMPITDVSAEMGCLGVWPRRHRGGILNHCPGNEGLAITPQALDRNDFLPLPMRAGSVLLMTRFTPHCALPNLSDSVRWSMDLRYQPTGQINGRADFPDFVARSATNPESALADHNAWRDLWFDARARLAGQPIRSFNRWSADAPWCA comes from the coding sequence ATGAGCGCCAACGCGCGGGGGCTCAGCACGGGCCAAAGGGACTTCTTCGACCGCGAAGGGTATCTCGTCATCGATGATGTCTTCGACCCGGCCCGCGATTTCAAGTTGCTCAACGAAGAGCTCGGCAACATTCTAGACCGGATCGCCCGCCGCCTGCTTGAGGCCGGCGACATCGAACACTACGTTTTTGAGGAGTCCTTCGGGCAGCGTGTCCTACAGGTTCTCCGCGCCCCCGGCGCCTTTCCCGCCCAAGAATTCGACATCTCTCTCCCACAGAGGAGATCAATCGACGCCGACACCCCGATTTACCTCGGGAACGGCGCCTTTAGCATCCTCACACACCCGATCCTGCTCGACCTTGTCGAGTCGATCGTCGGACCCGAGATAACCTCCAGCCCAATCCAACACATCCGCGTCAAAACCCCTCTCTCACTCGCCAGGACTGACAATCAATGGAACGGCATCCCTGATGAAAACACCCTCACCACGTCGGTCCACCAGGATATCGGCGTGCAATCCGCCGATGCCGACGCCAGCGAGGTCCTCACCGTCTGGATGCCAATCACCGACGTCTCCGCCGAGATGGGTTGCCTTGGCGTCTGGCCACGGCGCCACCGGGGCGGAATCCTCAATCACTGCCCCGGCAACGAGGGCCTGGCGATAACTCCACAGGCACTGGATAGAAACGACTTCTTGCCACTCCCAATGCGCGCCGGGTCGGTCCTCCTGATGACGCGCTTCACGCCCCACTGCGCTCTTCCCAACCTCAGCGACAGCGTGCGCTGGAGCATGGACCTGCGCTATCAGCCCACTGGCCAGATCAACGGCCGCGCCGACTTTCCCGACTTCGTCGCCCGCAGCGCTACCAACCCGGAATCCGCCCTCGCCGACCACAACGCCTGGCGCGACCTCTGGTTTGACGCCCGCGCCCGGCTGGCCGGCCAGCCCATCCGCAGTTTTAACCGCTGGAGTGCAGACGCCCCCTGGTGCGCCTGA
- a CDS encoding ABC transporter substrate-binding protein, which yields MPILMACGETEVATKEVPIETTVIKEVPVERVVIQEKIVTKEVEVPVATTVIKEVPVEKVVEKVIETERVIPALQPASGENVDVVTGFIPESFSEAPQWTALVQAGNLPPISERLPKEPLVYRPLRRIGKYGGTMRRAFTGPGDLANFDRILHDTFLYWNSQLTKVVPYIAKGWEVSDGGTTFTFFMREGHRWSDGTPLTADDVMFWYEDLYLNDDYHPGGSTWNADSQGEQGTWEKVDDYTVRVRFGAPNFVFVEQLASNPPGGAFSSSHLGNSIWAPKHYLSQFHPTYVGDDNAAKLASDAGYENWVQHMKTVAHPVRNPGCPVTTAWKPLTANSTPQVLLERNPYYHAVDIEGNQLPYIDRIRTDLAEDLEVLNLRAVAGELDFQVRHIVIGNVPVLKANEIRGGYTVSFYNGNHGTEGGFHFNQAWQGDDPEIKKWLETFDFRRALSHGIDRDELNEIHWVGLGSPGTTSPAPGSPYAPEPEYRTKYADFDPAKANAILDELGLAERDADGFRLRSDGEGTLILDLVSVAASFVDFPGIAESVGQMWERNLGIRVNFQVLERSLFNVRRANGELQIWIWSLHGNDTPLLYPGSSLMASAASAAPLYGIWYETGGARGLEPPAGSEIRRQQELHQRAKGVSVEEARELGKEIHRIMVDNLWVIGTVGLSPALIGVRVRSNRLENVAEVLPYGQAAYSPGPARPEQFFFKDAEPVELDFGG from the coding sequence GTGCCGATTCTGATGGCCTGTGGCGAGACTGAGGTCGCCACCAAGGAAGTGCCGATCGAGACGACCGTGATCAAAGAGGTCCCGGTCGAGAGGGTGGTGATCCAAGAGAAGATCGTCACCAAGGAAGTGGAAGTGCCGGTCGCGACCACCGTGATCAAGGAAGTTCCGGTCGAGAAGGTCGTAGAAAAGGTCATTGAGACCGAGCGGGTGATACCGGCCCTCCAGCCGGCCAGTGGTGAGAACGTCGACGTCGTGACTGGCTTCATTCCGGAGTCGTTCTCCGAGGCGCCGCAATGGACCGCGTTGGTGCAGGCCGGGAACCTGCCACCAATCTCGGAGCGGCTGCCAAAGGAGCCGTTGGTCTACCGACCGCTGCGGCGAATTGGCAAGTATGGCGGCACAATGCGCCGGGCGTTCACTGGGCCCGGCGACCTCGCCAACTTTGACCGCATCCTCCACGACACGTTCTTGTACTGGAACAGCCAGCTAACCAAAGTCGTCCCTTATATCGCCAAGGGGTGGGAGGTCAGTGACGGCGGGACCACCTTTACTTTCTTCATGCGCGAGGGGCACCGCTGGTCCGACGGCACGCCGCTTACCGCTGACGACGTCATGTTTTGGTACGAGGACTTGTATCTGAACGACGACTACCACCCAGGCGGGTCTACCTGGAATGCCGACTCCCAGGGTGAACAGGGTACGTGGGAGAAGGTGGACGACTACACCGTCAGGGTCCGCTTCGGCGCACCCAACTTCGTCTTCGTCGAGCAGCTGGCTTCGAACCCGCCTGGCGGCGCGTTCTCCTCAAGTCACCTCGGAAATAGCATCTGGGCACCCAAGCACTACCTATCCCAGTTTCACCCCACGTACGTCGGTGACGACAACGCCGCGAAGCTCGCCAGCGACGCCGGCTACGAGAACTGGGTCCAGCACATGAAGACGGTCGCGCACCCCGTGCGCAACCCGGGGTGTCCGGTTACAACCGCCTGGAAGCCTCTAACCGCTAACAGCACACCGCAGGTATTGCTGGAGCGAAATCCCTACTATCACGCTGTGGATATTGAGGGCAATCAGCTGCCCTACATCGACCGAATTCGGACCGATCTTGCCGAGGACTTGGAGGTACTAAACCTCAGGGCCGTAGCTGGCGAACTTGACTTTCAGGTCCGGCACATCGTCATCGGCAACGTACCCGTCTTGAAGGCCAACGAAATCAGAGGCGGCTACACCGTGAGCTTCTATAACGGGAACCACGGCACCGAGGGTGGCTTTCACTTCAACCAGGCGTGGCAAGGTGATGACCCGGAGATCAAGAAGTGGCTCGAGACCTTTGACTTCCGGCGGGCGCTGTCGCACGGCATCGACCGCGACGAACTAAACGAGATTCACTGGGTGGGCCTGGGTTCGCCCGGCACGACCTCGCCAGCCCCTGGCTCGCCGTACGCCCCTGAGCCCGAGTACCGCACGAAGTATGCCGACTTCGATCCTGCGAAGGCCAACGCGATCCTTGACGAACTGGGCCTGGCAGAACGCGATGCCGACGGTTTCCGATTGCGCAGCGATGGCGAAGGCACGTTGATTCTGGATCTTGTCTCGGTCGCGGCGTCCTTTGTGGACTTTCCAGGCATCGCTGAGTCCGTGGGTCAGATGTGGGAGCGGAACCTCGGCATCCGCGTCAACTTCCAGGTGCTCGAGCGCAGCTTGTTCAACGTGCGACGGGCAAATGGCGAGTTGCAAATCTGGATTTGGTCGCTGCACGGGAACGACACACCGCTCCTCTACCCGGGATCCTCCCTCATGGCCTCCGCGGCCTCTGCCGCCCCGCTCTACGGAATCTGGTACGAGACCGGCGGCGCCAGAGGGTTGGAGCCGCCCGCGGGCAGTGAGATCCGGCGCCAACAGGAACTCCACCAGCGAGCCAAGGGAGTCTCCGTCGAAGAAGCCCGGGAACTCGGCAAGGAGATCCACCGCATCATGGTGGACAACCTGTGGGTCATCGGGACGGTCGGCCTGTCGCCGGCGCTCATTGGTGTGCGAGTTCGGAGCAACCGGCTTGAGAATGTGGCGGAGGTTCTCCCATATGGGCAAGCGGCCTATAGCCCGGGCCCCGCGCGCCCCGAGCAGTTTTTCTTCAAGGACGCTGAGCCGGTCGAGCTCGATTTCGGCGGTTGA
- a CDS encoding dipeptide ABC transporter ATP-binding protein: MTIEGPNGHPLLEVKRLKKNFPIRKGFMRREVGAVRAVDDVSFHIDRGETLSLVGESGCGKTTTARCILRAIDPTDGQILFRPTEDKVFDVAQSTRRELRRLRRDMQMIFQDPFSSLNPRFPLLEIVGEPLLVNGMRSRRERQERVEELLRLVGMRPEYMRRFPHAFSGGQRQRIGIARALALNPRLVVADEPVSALDVSVQAQILNLLLDLQQKLGLTYLFVAHDLSVVKHLSDRVAVMYVGRLVEMTDRERLFNCPRHPYTEALLSSVPEPDPRRRSQRIVLEGEVANPAAPPSGCYFHPRCRYAQDVCRTDTPVWEEVAEGHWVACHRAKELELAGVRDRLPMNTVAGNSKKSRDERHASGLRSDES; encoded by the coding sequence ATGACCATCGAAGGGCCGAACGGACACCCTCTCCTCGAGGTGAAACGCCTCAAGAAGAACTTTCCCATCCGGAAGGGCTTTATGCGCCGTGAGGTGGGCGCGGTGCGAGCCGTGGACGATGTGTCGTTCCACATCGACCGGGGCGAGACGCTGTCGCTGGTGGGTGAGAGCGGTTGCGGGAAGACGACCACGGCCCGCTGCATCCTGCGCGCGATCGACCCGACGGATGGCCAGATTCTGTTCCGGCCGACCGAAGACAAGGTGTTCGATGTGGCGCAAAGCACGCGGCGCGAGCTGCGGCGGCTGCGTCGCGACATGCAAATGATCTTTCAGGACCCTTTCAGCTCGCTGAACCCGCGGTTCCCGTTGCTGGAGATCGTCGGTGAGCCGCTGCTGGTGAACGGCATGCGCAGCCGCCGGGAACGGCAGGAGCGGGTGGAAGAGCTGCTGCGCTTGGTGGGTATGCGTCCTGAGTACATGCGCCGATTCCCGCACGCCTTCAGCGGCGGGCAACGGCAGCGCATCGGAATCGCCCGGGCGCTGGCCCTGAACCCCAGGTTGGTCGTGGCCGACGAGCCGGTATCCGCGCTGGACGTTTCGGTGCAGGCGCAGATCCTGAATCTGCTGCTCGACCTGCAGCAGAAACTCGGGCTCACGTATCTCTTCGTGGCGCACGATCTGAGTGTGGTGAAGCACCTCAGCGACCGGGTGGCGGTGATGTACGTGGGCCGCCTGGTCGAGATGACCGATCGTGAGCGTCTGTTCAACTGCCCGAGGCATCCGTACACGGAGGCGCTGCTGTCGTCGGTGCCGGAGCCGGACCCGCGAAGGCGCTCGCAGCGCATCGTATTGGAGGGCGAGGTCGCGAATCCGGCGGCGCCACCGTCCGGGTGCTATTTCCACCCCCGCTGTCGCTATGCGCAGGACGTGTGCCGGACCGACACGCCCGTCTGGGAAGAGGTGGCGGAGGGTCACTGGGTCGCGTGTCACCGCGCGAAGGAGCTGGAGCTGGCGGGTGTGCGCGACCGGCTACCCATGAACACGGTGGCGGGCAACAGCAAAAAATCCCGCGACGAACGCCACGCCAGCGGCCTGAGATCTGACGAATCCTAG
- a CDS encoding helix-turn-helix transcriptional regulator — protein sequence MNLDSHVSNDPRPGRSEFARRLRAYMGYADRTLDEVAAELQASGVSVSPSTVNRWARGQGAPSVFAARELGRLVERAGLAAEGGGTAWLLGEAPVVTAASPALDRVVRAWRFRAADAALADALGERGIPAGYRAPLAELLARLLEELADDPDGAGDSPDPLTPSLSHGGERE from the coding sequence ATGAACCTCGATTCGCACGTCAGCAACGATCCCCGGCCGGGGCGGAGTGAGTTCGCCCGGCGGCTGCGGGCCTACATGGGCTACGCCGACCGCACGCTGGATGAGGTGGCGGCGGAGCTGCAAGCATCCGGCGTCAGCGTGAGCCCTAGCACGGTCAATCGCTGGGCGCGGGGCCAGGGGGCGCCGAGCGTGTTCGCCGCGCGCGAGTTGGGTCGGCTTGTCGAGCGGGCGGGGCTCGCCGCCGAGGGCGGCGGCACCGCCTGGCTGCTCGGCGAAGCGCCGGTGGTGACCGCCGCCAGCCCGGCGCTCGATCGGGTCGTGCGCGCCTGGCGTTTCCGCGCCGCCGACGCGGCGCTGGCCGACGCATTGGGCGAGCGGGGCATCCCCGCCGGCTACCGGGCGCCGCTCGCGGAGCTACTGGCTCGCCTGCTCGAAGAGCTGGCCGACGACCCCGACGGCGCCGGTGACTCTCCGGACCCCCTCACCCCATCCCTCTCCCACGGTGGGGAGAGGGAGTAG
- a CDS encoding sugar phosphate isomerase/epimerase — protein sequence MPKFGLAISSTYFVEDERAGGLEPIVRGLAAAGIRACELSFKHVEPPVDVALVRSVLDRHGVQAPTIHPPIGATNLGALDEDHRQTSVAEISACFEPYAALGGGAAIVHPSGSGVPPNKSLEWDEGNRAAHLDAFRRSLDELLPIAETLGIRLACENMPSHGRPRPGVLMEEVRAVIDGYPDEVGLCLDTGHAYMSGLDPAAEARVAGERLMALHLQDTDGVADRHWMPGQGNVNWAELYAALTTMGFDGAWTFEVHIEPAAAAAAARRVSDGWVAGRF from the coding sequence GTGCCAAAGTTCGGCCTGGCCATCTCGTCGACGTATTTCGTGGAAGATGAGCGTGCGGGGGGGTTGGAGCCGATTGTGCGCGGCCTGGCCGCAGCCGGAATCCGCGCCTGCGAGCTCTCTTTCAAGCACGTGGAGCCCCCTGTCGATGTCGCGCTGGTGCGATCGGTGCTCGATCGGCATGGCGTGCAGGCCCCAACCATCCACCCACCAATCGGCGCAACGAATCTGGGCGCGCTGGACGAGGACCACCGCCAGACTTCGGTAGCGGAGATCAGCGCGTGCTTCGAGCCCTACGCGGCGCTGGGCGGCGGCGCGGCGATCGTGCATCCCAGCGGCAGTGGGGTTCCACCTAACAAGTCACTCGAATGGGACGAAGGGAACCGCGCGGCGCACCTGGATGCCTTTCGTCGCTCGCTGGACGAGTTGCTGCCGATAGCCGAGACGCTCGGCATTCGCCTCGCCTGCGAAAACATGCCGTCACATGGCCGGCCCCGGCCGGGGGTCCTGATGGAAGAGGTGCGGGCCGTGATCGACGGCTACCCCGATGAGGTGGGACTCTGCCTGGACACCGGGCACGCGTACATGAGCGGGCTCGATCCAGCGGCCGAAGCGCGCGTCGCTGGCGAGCGCCTCATGGCGTTGCATCTGCAGGACACGGACGGCGTGGCGGACCGGCACTGGATGCCTGGCCAGGGAAACGTGAATTGGGCGGAGTTGTACGCGGCGTTGACCACCATGGGCTTCGATGGTGCGTGGACGTTCGAAGTCCACATCGAACCCGCTGCGGCCGCGGCGGCCGCCCGGCGCGTATCGGACGGCTGGGTGGCCGGGCGGTTCTAG
- a CDS encoding Gfo/Idh/MocA family oxidoreductase produces MSVAEVPAESPPRAAFIGISRDHAWGKAEAIRRSPRLDVVGAFEPDAAEWERQRARAQFSDVRHLAARDVLEDPTIEVVFIETRPHDNLRWAREVLVHDKHVDIDKAPAPSLNDLRGVLSLAADHGRHVPIGYQFR; encoded by the coding sequence GTGAGCGTGGCTGAGGTGCCGGCGGAATCTCCTCCGCGCGCCGCGTTCATCGGCATCAGCCGCGATCACGCCTGGGGCAAGGCCGAGGCCATTCGTCGCTCGCCCCGCTTGGACGTGGTGGGCGCGTTCGAACCCGACGCCGCGGAATGGGAGCGCCAGCGCGCACGCGCGCAGTTCAGCGACGTTCGCCACTTGGCGGCGCGTGACGTACTGGAGGACCCAACGATTGAGGTCGTCTTCATCGAGACCCGTCCGCACGACAACCTGCGCTGGGCGCGGGAGGTTCTCGTCCACGACAAGCACGTGGACATTGACAAGGCGCCTGCGCCTTCGCTCAACGACTTGCGCGGCGTGCTCAGCCTCGCGGCCGATCACGGCCGGCACGTGCCGATCGGCTACCAGTTCCGCTAG